The window TACACCGCACTCGCCGAAAGGCTGCGCGCAAGGCTGGCCGAACTGGCCGGGCGTTCGGAGCGGATCGAGGATGATCTGCGCGGCGCGCTCGATGCCGATTATGCCGAACAGGCAAGCGAGATCGCCGATGACGAGGCGCTCGAGGAAGTCGATGCGGTGCTGCAGGCCGAGGCGGGCCAGATTGGCGCAGCGCTCATGCGGATCGAGAACGGCACCTATGGCACCTGCGGGAACTGCGGCGAGACCATCGCGCCTGCGCGGCTGGAAGCCGAGCCCGCCGCGACACGCTGCATCAAATGCGCGGCGTGATTGCCTTGTTCACTCGGTGAACTGCAGACCTCCCGCCCCGCCTCCCCGCCCGGCCACCATAACATAGTGGTACTATTGGTGGCCGGGCGGGGAGGCGGGGCGGGAGGTCTGCAACATCAAGGAAGCCAGAAAACGAAAAAGGCGACCCCGTCGGGCCGCCCTCCTCGTTGCGGGCAGAAGCCCGCGCAGCTTGGAAAAGCTTACTTCTTGAGGCTGAGGCCACCGAAGCGCTTGTTGAACGCGGCCACGCGGCCACCTTCGGACACCTGCTGACGACCGCCGGTCCAGGCGGGGTGGCTCAGCGGATCGATATCGAGCGCGAGCACATCGCCTTCCTTGCCCCAGGTCGAGCGGGTCTGGAATTCGGTGCCATCGGTCATCTTGACCGTGATCAGGTGGTAATCGGGGTGACCTTCGGTCTTCATGACGGGTTCCTTTGCAGCCTGGCACCGGTTCCGACCGGCACAGCTATGAATGGGAAGCGCCCGCCTTAGTGGCGAACGGCACGCATTGCAACCATTCATCCAATCTCACTTGCCCGGTTCGCTCGCCGTGCCTGCCACCATCCTGGCGAATTCCTCCAGCCGGCGGTTCTGCGCGGCGAGATCACCCGCACCGGTCGCACGGCGATGGGCATCGGACAGCAGCGAGCGATCATAGAGCTCCATCGTTACTCCGCCCTCCTCCGGAAAGCGGAACTGCGTGCCGTAGACCTGGGGCTGACCGATGCTCTGGAGATAGCGGTCAAACGTGGCCGCAGCGATCCATTCGGCATCCTTGCGGCCCAGCGCCATCGCGCGCATCGCCAGCGTATGCGCGAAAAGATAGTCGCGCGGCTCGCTGCCGTGCTGGAAGACGAAGGCGGCCCCGAAATAGTCCGTGCCGGTCTTCAGCGCGCCCGAATCATACAGCGCCCGGGTGCGCGCCCGGCGCTCGATATCGGCCTTGTAGCCGGCCTCGGGATCCTCGCTATCGCCGCTGCGCTGCGCCTGGTCGGCGACGAACATTGCTGCCATTTCCGCATTGTCGGCAGGTGGCTCCTGCGCGGCGGCAGCCGGGACTGCAAGGGCCAACGCGAGAACGGCCAGTACCGGCCGGACGACCATCGCGAGAATGTGCCCCGTCATTCGAGCCCCCGCAATCAGGCCGACGGCGGATCCGTCATCATGGCGGTGAATTCGACCTCGCAAGTCGTCTTGCCCTCGACGCTGGCCACACCCTTGAACTTGTAGACGCGGCTGCGTTTCTGGGTGAATTCTACGTGCAGATCGAGCAGGCAGCCGGGTGTCACAGGGGCGCGGAACTTGGCGTTCTCGATGCCCATGAAGATCACCAGCTTGCCGGTGCCCGCCAGTTCCATCGTCTCGATCCCGAGGATGCCGGCGGCCTGTGCCAGAGCCTCGATCTGGAGCACGCCGGGCATGATCGGTGCGCCGGGGAAATGGCCCTGGAAGAACTGTTCGTTCATGCTCACGGCCTTGACCGCGTGGATGCGCTCACCCAGCTCGATCGACCGCACGCGGTCGACCAGCAGCAACGGGTAACGATGCGGCAAGGCCTTGAGGATCTTGACGATATCGTAATCCAGCACGGCGCCCGCCGGCTCGCTACCCGTCTCGCTCATCGATCAGCGACCCGCGGGAGCCTGGGGATTGCCCGGCTGCTGGCCCTGAGCGGCCTGCGCCTGCTGCATCTGCGCGGCAATCGCGAGGCGCTGCTGGATTTCCTGGAACAGCTGCACGCTTTCACGTGCCGGCTGCCAGCCCTGCGGCGGAATGATGCCGACCGAGGGCACCTTGGCGTTGAGCGCGGTGGTGATCTGCGCGGTTATATCGGCCTCGGGCACTGCGTAGAGCAGGCTGCCGGGATCGAGCACGACCTTGATCTGCCCCTTGGTGACGACTTCCTGCAGCGCCGGACCGTACTGCATGATCACCTGCTCGACCGCATAGACGCGCGCGGAATCGATCTGGTTGGTCAGCGCCTGGATTTCCTGCTCGAGCGTCTGGAGCTTCGGGAAATCGGGCGACTTCTGCATCGCTGCCAGCTCGGTATCGTCGACCTGCTTGTCGCCGTTCTTGTCGAACTTGGCGAGCAGGGTCTGGCGCTCCTGCGCCTTGTTGCGGCGCAGATCGTTCTGCGGGGCATAGGTGGTGTTGACCTGCTCGTAGGCGGTCTGGAACGCGGTGGTGCCGAGCACGGCGCGCGAGATATCGACCGTGGCGATGTTGCCCTGAACCTGGGCCTGGGCCGGAAGCGCAGCGAGGGCGCCGAGGGCGAGGCCCGCGGAAGCGAGAAGCTTGGAAGTCATAGTCATCAGAATTGGGTTCCTACGTTGAATGTGAACTGGCGCTCGTCGTCGCCGGGGACCTTGCGAATCGTCTGCGCGAAATCGATGCGGAACGGACCGAAAGGCGAATTCCAGTTGACCCCGATCCCGGCGGTGATGCGCGGGCTGGCGGAGTTGCCCAGGAAGGTTTCCTTGATCGCGCTGCCCGGACGAATCGAAGGCGTGTTGGCGGTGCCATCGGGCGCGAGCGGATTGGTGGTCGCGTCGAATACCGGCTGGCCGCCGATCAGCACCGGCTGGCCATTGGCATCGAGGCGGCGGGTCAGATAGATCAGGTTACCCTGCGCATCGCGCTGCTGGAGCCCGGTGGGGTTATCCTGCAGAATCGGCGTTTCCACGCCCCACAGTGCGCCGATATCGGCCCAGATCGAGGGGCGCAGGCCCAGCTCGCGCGCACCCGAACCCAGCGGAATTTCAAGCTCCGCGCGGCCGAGATAGTAATTGCGCCCGCCGATCGCGTCGTCGCGGGTCTGGCGGCGCTCGGTGATCAGCACCGGATTGCCGTTGGCGTCGAGCTGGTACTGCTGGGTCAGCACGCGCGGACCGACCCCGCGGATCGCAAAGCCGCGGAACTGCGGTTCGCCAAGGAAGAAGCGGTCTGTCAGCAGGACATCGTCCACGCCCGCGCCGGGACGCTCCTTGAGCGGGATGATCGTGCCGCCTTCCGCGAGGATCGAGAAGATGAAGCCCGAATTGCCGACGTTCCAGAACTGCTGCCCGCGACCGCGGAAGCGGACATAGCGCACATCCCCGCCAAGCCCGGCGAATTCCCCGCTCAGCGAGATGCTCTTACCAGCGGTCGGGCGGATGCGCGAGTTCAGGGAGTTGTAGTTGAGGCTGACCCCGAGGATCGAGCTCAAGCGGTTGCCCAGCGCATCGCACAGGAAGCGGCCGGCCAGCAGCGGATCGCACTCGCGCGTGCCGTTGCCGTCGAGATCGGAGAAGAACTGGTCTTCGTCCAGCGTCACCTGTTCGTAGTTGAGCGTGTAGCTGCCGATCAGCGACATATACTCGGTGATCGGCACGCCCGCACGCAGGCTGAAGCCGGTGGTGGCCTGCTTGAAGGTGGTGTTGCGATTGGTGTTGGTGAAGTTGAAGCTGTTGAAGTCGCGGCGGTAGATATCGATCCCGGCCGAGATATTGCGATCGAACATGTAGGGATCGCTGAAGCTCACCTGCGCCGAACGCGAGAACTGCGAATAGTTGACGCTGAGCCCGACCGTCTGCCCGCGCCCGCGGAAGTTGCGCTGACGGATCGAACCGGCGAGAATGAACTGCTCGATCGAAGAGAAACCGGCCGAGAACTGCAATTCGCCGGTCGGCCGTTCCTCGACGTTGGCTTCGAGCACGATGCGGTCGGGCGCGCTGCCTTCGGTCTGCTTGACCTCGAAGTTCTCCTGGAAGAACGCCAGCGAGTTGATGCGCGCATTGGTGCGCTGGATCGCGAGGCTGTTGAAGGCGTCGCCTTCCGCGATACGGAATTCGCGACGCACCACCTTGTCCTGGGTGAGCGTGTTGCCGTTGATGTCGACCCGCTCGACATAGACGCGCGGCGCCTCACGCAGAACGAAGGTGATGTTCATCGTGAGATCTTCGGGGTTGCTCTTGAAGCGCGGCTGGACGTCGGCAAAGGCATAGCCGAAGCGGCCGGCCAGCTCGGTCAGCTGCTCCACCGTGTCCTCGACCGACTTGGCGTTGTACCAGTCGCCGGTCTTCATCGGCAGCTGGGTGCTCATCACGTCGCTGTCGAAGTCGCGCAGCTGGCTGTCGACCTTCACTTCGCCGAACTTGTAGCGCTCGCCTTCCTCGACCACGTAGGTGATGATGAAGTCGCGCTGGTCCGGCGTGAGCTCGGCCACGGCGGAAACGACGCGGAAATCGGCGTAACCGTTGGTCAGGTAGAACTGGCGCAGCTTCTGCTGGTCAAAGGCCAGCCGGTCCGGGTCATAGCTGGTGTTGGAGCTGAAGAAGCTGGTGAGGCGCGCCTGCTTGGTCACCATCTCGCTGCGCAGATCGCCGTCCGAGAACTTCTCGTTGCCCAGAATGTTGATCTGGCGAACCTTGGACTTGGGGCCCTCGTTGATCTCGAACACGATATCGACGCGGTTCTGCGGCAGCTGCACCATCTTCGGCTCGACCGTCGCGGCGAAACGGCCCTGACGCTTGTAGAGCTCGATGATGCGGGCAACGTCCGCGCGCACCTTGGAACGGGTGAAGATCTGGCGCGGCGAGAGCTTGATCTCGGGGAGGATCTTGTCCTCCTTCAGACGCTCGTTGCCTTCCAGCACGATGCGGTTGATCACCGGGTTTTCGGTCACCGTGATGATGACATTGCCGCTCTCGTTGCGGATCGAGAAGCTGGCGAACAGCTCGGTCGCGCCGAGATCCTTCAGCGCCTCGTCAGCGGCAGAGGAGGTATATTCCTGGCCAACCCGCAGACGGATGTAGCTGAGGATCGTGGTCGGCTCGAGCCGTTCGGCCCCGACCACGCTGATGGTGCGGATGATGTTGCCCTGCGTGGCGGCGGCCGGCGCGGGCTGCGCGGCACCTTGCGCCTGCGCGAAAGCGACGCCCGGGATCCCTGCAAGGATCGAACCGCAGCACAGCATCACTGCCAGCTGTCCGGTCGGGGAAAGGACGCGGCGGTCTCCAGTCTGGCCATTGACCGGACCGCGGCCCGTCTCGCTCATTGGGTTCATGCAGCTAAAGTCCCGTCCAAACTGTGTGTGATCCGGCCCCGCACGGCCGGGCGCTCTGGGTCAAAGCCTCTGCCCCATGTGCCCTTAGCAATCAAGCCGCGAGGGCCAGCGGGGTGCGGCGTGCGGGCCGCTTTCCACGGCAAACCGCAGCTTCTTGCAGATATGCGGTCAAGAACCGAACAGCGGCAGCGAGAAGAGGTCATTCACCGTCACCACCACCATCAGCATCAGCACCAGCGCAATGCCGGTGCGATAGGCCCATTCGGTCGCCTGCGGCCCCACCGGCTTGCGGCGGATCGCCTCGGCCAGATAGAACATCAGGTGCCCGCCATCCAAAGCGGGGATTGGCAAGAAGTTGATGAATGCCAAATTAAGCGAAATCAGTGCGGCGAAGTTGATGAAGGCCCCGACCCCGAGGCTCATCTGCTCGCCCGAATATTTGGCGATCTTGAGCGGCCCGCCCAACTCCTTGAAAGAGCGGTCCCCGACCACGATCTGCTTGATGCCGGTAACCATCATGCCCATCAGGTCCCAGCTCTGCTTCGCAGCGAGCGGCAGGGCTTCGAGAATGCCGACATCCTCGAACACATATTTCCCGCCCGCCGCCGCGACTCCGATCTGGCCAATGGCGCTTTCATTGCCGAAGCTGTCGGTCTGCACCACCCGCGCGGTGGTCAGCGGCACGTCGATCTGCTCGCCGGCGCGCTCCAGCGTGAACACCATGCGCTTGCCGGGATTGAGGCCCACGGCCGAGCGCAGCTGTTCGAAATCGGCAAGTTCGCGCCCGTCGATGGCGATGATCACGTCGCCCGCCTGCATCCCCGCCTTCTGGGCCACGCTGCCCTCGGCAAAGCTGCCGATGGTGCGCGAATCTTCCGCGCCCTCGATCACCGGCTTGCCGAGAATGGCGAAGAAGGCCGCGAAGATGAGAATTGCGACGAGCAGGTTGGTCACCGGCCCGGCGGCCACGATCAGCGCGCGCTTCCATAAGGCGGCGTGCTGGAAGCTGCCCTCCTCGCGCGGGGCATTGCGATCAGGCACGGATGCCGGGTTCATGTCGCCTGCAAACTGGACATAGCCGCCCAGCGGCAGCAGCGAGATCTTCCAGCGGGTTCCGAGCCTGTCGGTGAAGCCCGCGATCTCCTTGCCGAAACCGACCGAGAAAGCCTCCGCCCGCACCCCGAACAGCCGGCCGACGAGCAGGTGCCCGAGCTCGTGCAGCGTGACGAGCGGGCCGAGCAGCAGCAGGAAGCCCGCCACATACATCCAGAAGGGGGGCGTCTCAAACAAGGGCGTTGTTCTCCAGCAGGCTCAGCGCTTGCCGCCGCGCGGACCGATCGACTTCGAGCACTTCATCAAGGCTGGCCGGACGCGGGGCGTCATTGCTACGGGCCAACGTTTCCTCGACCAATGCGGCAATCCGGGTGAACCTGATCTGACCGGCAAGGAAGGCGGCGACCGCCACCTCGTTTGCGGCATTGAGGATCGCCGGAGCCGACCCGCCCGCCGCAATCGCCTCGCGCGCAAGGCGTGTGGCGGGGAACAGCACCTCGTTGGGAGCCTCGAAGGTGAGCTGGCCGATGGCGGCCAGATCGAGCGGGGCAAGCGGCGTTTCCATGCGCTGCGGCCAGGCCAGGCAGGATGCAATCGGCACGCGCATGTCCGAAGGGCCAAGCTGCGCCAGCGTCGAACGGTCGTGGAATTCGACCATCGAATGGATCACGCTCTGAGGGTGCACCACGATCCCGAGCTTCTCCAGCCCGACAGGGAAGAGGTGATAGGCCTCGATATATTCGAGCCCCTTGTTCATCATCGTGGCGCTGTCGACACTGATCTTGGCGCCCATCGACCAGTTGGGATGGGCCACCGCCTCGGCGGGCGTGGCGGCATCGAGCTCGGCCTGCGTCCACGTTCTGAGCGGCCCGCCGCTGGCAGTCAGCGTGATCTTCGCCACATCCGCGATGCGGTTACCCTGCAAGCACTGGAAGATCGCGTTGTGCTCGGAGTCCGTCGGCAGCAGCGTCGCGCCATGCTTCGCGACCGCCTCCATCAGCACCTCGCCGGCCGAAACCAGCGCTTCCTTGTTGGCAAGCGCGATGGTGCCACCCCGCTCCACCGCCGCCATCACCGGGGCCAGCCCCGCGCAGCCGACAATCGCCGCTACGGTCATGTCCACCGGATGCTGCGCCGCCTCGACCAGCGCCTGCCTGCCGCCCGCCGCAGTCACCCCGCTGCCCGCCAGCGCAGCGCGCAGTTCGGGCAGGCAGGCCTCGTCGCCCACCACGGCCAGCTTGGCATCAAACTCGATCGCCAGCGCCGCCAGCTCTGCCGCACTGCCATTGGCGGTCAGCGCCTCGACCTGCCATTCGCCGCGATTGCGCCGCACCAGATCGAGCGTCGATGCGCCAATCGAGCCGGTGGCACCAAGCAGGGTAAGCGAACGGGTCATCGCCGCATCATCCCAGCAAACGCATGGCGGTGGCAATCACAAACAGCATGAAGAACACCGCGAGGAAGCCGTCGAGCCGGTCAAACAGCCCGCCGTGGCCGGGAATGAGGTTGCTAGAATCCTTGAAGCCCGCGCGCCGCTTCATCCAGCTTTCGAAGAAGTCGCCCGCCTGCGCCAGCACGGCGATCAGCACCCCGGCGAGCAGCGCGAGCCCAAGGCTCGTCGCATCATAGCCCGGCGTGCCCGCCGCCGGACCGAAATCGGCCAGTTCATTACCGATCGCCACCAGCCCCGATGCCAGCGCCCCGCCCGCAAGGCCTGCCCAGGTCTTGGACGGGCTGATGCTGGGCGCGATCTTCGGCCCGCCAATCGCGCGTCCGGCAAAATAGGCGCCCGCATCGACCGCAATGATCGGGACGATGTAGCCGACCAGCACTTCCAGCGGCCCATAGCCGAGGCTCTGCCCGTCAACGGGAAGGAAATGCGCGCCGTTGCGCAGCGCCATCATCGCCAGCGCCGCGCCGCCGATATAATTGACGCCGCCGAAGAACCACAGGGTTTCGGACGTCACCGACTTGGCGAATTGCGTGACCAGCCGGTTCCATTCCCACAGCACCACCGCGGCCAGCAGCCCGACAAAGCCGGTCCAGAACCACCCGCCGAGCCACAGCGCCCCGGCCGAGATCACCAGCATCACCACCGCAGAACCCAGCCGCACCGGCAGGTCCGATACCGCCTTCACGCCTTCACCGCCCGCCATATCGCCGCTCCCTCCGGGCAAAATCATCGAGCGCGCGGGACAGGTCCGCAGGCTCGAAATCGGGCCACAAGGTATCCACGAACAGCATCTCGGCATAGGCCGATTGCCACAGCAGGAAATTCGACAGGCGCACTTCGCCGCTGGTGCGGATCAGCAGATCGAGCGGCGGGAGATCGGCTGTATCAAGCTGCGCGGCGATGCTCTCGATGGTAATCTCGCCAGCCGCCGCCGCCTTCGTCGCCGCGCGCGCGATCTCGTGCTGCCCGCCATAGTTGAGCGCCACCGCGAGCGTCTGCTTGCCGTTCGCGGTCTGCGCCAGCGCGTCTTCCAGCATGGCGACAATATCGGGCGCGAGGCTCTGCCAGTCGCCGATGATTTTCAGCTTCACATTATTGGCGACGAATTCGGGCAGGTCCGATTTGATGAACCGTCGCATCAGGTTCATCAGATCGTCGACCTCCTCGTCAGGCCGCTTCCAGTTTTCCGAGGAGAAGGCATAGAGCGTCAGGCACTCGAGGCCCGTCGGCTCCAACGCACGCACCAGCCGGCGCACCGCCTCCACGCCGCGCTGATGCCCGACCGCGCGCGGCAGGCCACGCTTCTTGGCCCAGCGTCCATTGCCATCCATGATGATGGCGACATGTCTGGCGCGATCAGGCTGCAATCCGGCTCCCCATCATCCCGTCCGCCTTACTGCGTCAGGATTTCCTGTTCCTTCTTGGCCGCAGCCTCGTCGGTTTCCTTGACGTATTGATCGGTCAGCTTCTGGACCTGCTCTTCGGACCGCTTGCGCTCGTCCTCGGAGATTTCCTTCTTCTTCTCGTCGGTCTTCAGGCTTTCCATCGCATCGCGGCGCACGTTGCGGATCGCGATCTTGGCCTTCTCAGCATACTGGCCCGCGAGCTTGGCGAGCTCCTTGCGGCGCTCCTGCGTCAGATCGGGGATCGGCAGACGGAGCGTCTGGCCGTCGATGATCGGATTGAGGCCGAGATTGGCATAGGCAATCGCCTTTTCCACCGCGTGGAGGTTCGACTTGTCCCACACCTGCACGGAGAGCATCCGCGGCTCGGGGGCCGAGACCGTCGCGACCTGCTGCAAGGGCATCATCGAGCCATAGACTTCGACCTGCACCGGATCGAGCAGGGTGGTGTTGGCGCGGCCGGTGCGCAGGCCCTGAAGATCGCTCTTCAGCGAATCCACCGCGCCCTTCATCCGGCGCTCGACATCGGCCTTGTCATATTGCGGCATGGCTGGGTTTCCCTCTGATTGTCTTGGCTGTCTTGAACGTCACTGGTCTTGAACAATGGTCTGGACGCCCTCGCCCGCCAGCACGCGCGCGAGGTTGCCCTTCTCGCGGATCGAGAAGACCACGATCGGAATCTTGTTGTCGCGGC is drawn from Erythrobacter sp. and contains these coding sequences:
- a CDS encoding phosphatidate cytidylyltransferase, with protein sequence MAGGEGVKAVSDLPVRLGSAVVMLVISAGALWLGGWFWTGFVGLLAAVVLWEWNRLVTQFAKSVTSETLWFFGGVNYIGGAALAMMALRNGAHFLPVDGQSLGYGPLEVLVGYIVPIIAVDAGAYFAGRAIGGPKIAPSISPSKTWAGLAGGALASGLVAIGNELADFGPAAGTPGYDATSLGLALLAGVLIAVLAQAGDFFESWMKRRAGFKDSSNLIPGHGGLFDRLDGFLAVFFMLFVIATAMRLLG
- the dxr gene encoding 1-deoxy-D-xylulose-5-phosphate reductoisomerase, producing MTRSLTLLGATGSIGASTLDLVRRNRGEWQVEALTANGSAAELAALAIEFDAKLAVVGDEACLPELRAALAGSGVTAAGGRQALVEAAQHPVDMTVAAIVGCAGLAPVMAAVERGGTIALANKEALVSAGEVLMEAVAKHGATLLPTDSEHNAIFQCLQGNRIADVAKITLTASGGPLRTWTQAELDAATPAEAVAHPNWSMGAKISVDSATMMNKGLEYIEAYHLFPVGLEKLGIVVHPQSVIHSMVEFHDRSTLAQLGPSDMRVPIASCLAWPQRMETPLAPLDLAAIGQLTFEAPNEVLFPATRLAREAIAAGGSAPAILNAANEVAVAAFLAGQIRFTRIAALVEETLARSNDAPRPASLDEVLEVDRSARRQALSLLENNALV
- a CDS encoding OmpH family outer membrane protein, with amino-acid sequence MTMTSKLLASAGLALGALAALPAQAQVQGNIATVDISRAVLGTTAFQTAYEQVNTTYAPQNDLRRNKAQERQTLLAKFDKNGDKQVDDTELAAMQKSPDFPKLQTLEQEIQALTNQIDSARVYAVEQVIMQYGPALQEVVTKGQIKVVLDPGSLLYAVPEADITAQITTALNAKVPSVGIIPPQGWQPARESVQLFQEIQQRLAIAAQMQQAQAAQGQQPGNPQAPAGR
- the uppS gene encoding polyprenyl diphosphate synthase → MDGNGRWAKKRGLPRAVGHQRGVEAVRRLVRALEPTGLECLTLYAFSSENWKRPDEEVDDLMNLMRRFIKSDLPEFVANNVKLKIIGDWQSLAPDIVAMLEDALAQTANGKQTLAVALNYGGQHEIARAATKAAAAGEITIESIAAQLDTADLPPLDLLIRTSGEVRLSNFLLWQSAYAEMLFVDTLWPDFEPADLSRALDDFARRERRYGGR
- the fabZ gene encoding 3-hydroxyacyl-ACP dehydratase FabZ, giving the protein MSETGSEPAGAVLDYDIVKILKALPHRYPLLLVDRVRSIELGERIHAVKAVSMNEQFFQGHFPGAPIMPGVLQIEALAQAAGILGIETMELAGTGKLVIFMGIENAKFRAPVTPGCLLDLHVEFTQKRSRVYKFKGVASVEGKTTCEVEFTAMMTDPPSA
- a CDS encoding TraR/DksA family transcriptional regulator, which gives rise to MEGMMTDYTALAERLRARLAELAGRSERIEDDLRGALDADYAEQASEIADDEALEEVDAVLQAEAGQIGAALMRIENGTYGTCGNCGETIAPARLEAEPAATRCIKCAA
- the bamA gene encoding outer membrane protein assembly factor BamA; translation: MSETGRGPVNGQTGDRRVLSPTGQLAVMLCCGSILAGIPGVAFAQAQGAAQPAPAAATQGNIIRTISVVGAERLEPTTILSYIRLRVGQEYTSSAADEALKDLGATELFASFSIRNESGNVIITVTENPVINRIVLEGNERLKEDKILPEIKLSPRQIFTRSKVRADVARIIELYKRQGRFAATVEPKMVQLPQNRVDIVFEINEGPKSKVRQINILGNEKFSDGDLRSEMVTKQARLTSFFSSNTSYDPDRLAFDQQKLRQFYLTNGYADFRVVSAVAELTPDQRDFIITYVVEEGERYKFGEVKVDSQLRDFDSDVMSTQLPMKTGDWYNAKSVEDTVEQLTELAGRFGYAFADVQPRFKSNPEDLTMNITFVLREAPRVYVERVDINGNTLTQDKVVRREFRIAEGDAFNSLAIQRTNARINSLAFFQENFEVKQTEGSAPDRIVLEANVEERPTGELQFSAGFSSIEQFILAGSIRQRNFRGRGQTVGLSVNYSQFSRSAQVSFSDPYMFDRNISAGIDIYRRDFNSFNFTNTNRNTTFKQATTGFSLRAGVPITEYMSLIGSYTLNYEQVTLDEDQFFSDLDGNGTRECDPLLAGRFLCDALGNRLSSILGVSLNYNSLNSRIRPTAGKSISLSGEFAGLGGDVRYVRFRGRGQQFWNVGNSGFIFSILAEGGTIIPLKERPGAGVDDVLLTDRFFLGEPQFRGFAIRGVGPRVLTQQYQLDANGNPVLITERRQTRDDAIGGRNYYLGRAELEIPLGSGARELGLRPSIWADIGALWGVETPILQDNPTGLQQRDAQGNLIYLTRRLDANGQPVLIGGQPVFDATTNPLAPDGTANTPSIRPGSAIKETFLGNSASPRITAGIGVNWNSPFGPFRIDFAQTIRKVPGDDERQFTFNVGTQF
- the rpmE gene encoding 50S ribosomal protein L31 is translated as MKTEGHPDYHLITVKMTDGTEFQTRSTWGKEGDVLALDIDPLSHPAWTGGRQQVSEGGRVAAFNKRFGGLSLKK
- the frr gene encoding ribosome recycling factor, with protein sequence MPQYDKADVERRMKGAVDSLKSDLQGLRTGRANTTLLDPVQVEVYGSMMPLQQVATVSAPEPRMLSVQVWDKSNLHAVEKAIAYANLGLNPIIDGQTLRLPIPDLTQERRKELAKLAGQYAEKAKIAIRNVRRDAMESLKTDEKKKEISEDERKRSEEQVQKLTDQYVKETDEAAAKKEQEILTQ
- the rseP gene encoding RIP metalloprotease RseP, whose amino-acid sequence is MYVAGFLLLLGPLVTLHELGHLLVGRLFGVRAEAFSVGFGKEIAGFTDRLGTRWKISLLPLGGYVQFAGDMNPASVPDRNAPREEGSFQHAALWKRALIVAAGPVTNLLVAILIFAAFFAILGKPVIEGAEDSRTIGSFAEGSVAQKAGMQAGDVIIAIDGRELADFEQLRSAVGLNPGKRMVFTLERAGEQIDVPLTTARVVQTDSFGNESAIGQIGVAAAGGKYVFEDVGILEALPLAAKQSWDLMGMMVTGIKQIVVGDRSFKELGGPLKIAKYSGEQMSLGVGAFINFAALISLNLAFINFLPIPALDGGHLMFYLAEAIRRKPVGPQATEWAYRTGIALVLMLMVVVTVNDLFSLPLFGS